Proteins found in one Gordonia sp. PDNC005 genomic segment:
- a CDS encoding hydrogen peroxide-inducible genes activator, which translates to MVNQSYQPSIGGLRAFVAVAKKLHFGTAATDLGVSQPSLSQALAGLEAGLGLQLVERTTRRVMLTPEGARLLPAAIAACDAVDDFLLDAAGDLDPLVGRLRLGFIPTIAPYILPRVLRGLASRRPSLDLMVIEDQTDRLLGQLRDGTLDAAVLALPTGVATLGEVTMYDEDFLLALPADHPLAGRKRLSPQLLADLPLLLLDEGHCMRDQALDVCQSAGVQPDLQQTRAASLTTAVQCVEGGLGVTLIPKTSVAVETAAGALAVAEFARPRPGRRIGLVYRQSSGRADAYRALAADITELVAQSGDVTVPVRPAHP; encoded by the coding sequence ATGGTCAATCAAAGCTATCAGCCGTCGATCGGCGGACTCCGCGCCTTCGTCGCCGTCGCGAAGAAGCTCCACTTCGGAACGGCAGCAACGGATCTCGGTGTGAGTCAACCCTCACTGTCCCAGGCCCTCGCGGGTCTCGAAGCGGGCCTCGGACTCCAGCTGGTGGAACGCACAACACGACGAGTGATGCTCACTCCCGAGGGTGCGCGGCTGCTCCCCGCGGCCATCGCCGCCTGTGACGCGGTCGACGACTTTCTGCTCGACGCGGCAGGGGATCTGGATCCGCTCGTGGGTCGGCTGCGCCTCGGATTCATTCCGACCATCGCGCCGTACATCCTGCCGCGAGTGCTGAGGGGACTGGCGTCGAGGCGTCCGTCTCTCGACCTGATGGTGATAGAGGACCAGACGGATCGGCTGCTCGGACAACTGCGTGACGGGACTCTCGACGCCGCGGTGCTCGCGTTGCCGACCGGTGTCGCGACGTTGGGCGAGGTCACGATGTACGACGAGGACTTCCTGTTGGCGCTGCCTGCTGATCATCCGCTCGCGGGGCGTAAACGGCTGTCACCGCAGCTGCTCGCCGACCTGCCGTTGCTGCTGCTCGACGAAGGCCACTGCATGCGGGACCAGGCCCTCGACGTGTGTCAGAGCGCAGGCGTACAGCCCGATCTTCAGCAGACGCGTGCCGCGTCGCTGACCACGGCCGTGCAGTGTGTCGAAGGCGGACTCGGCGTCACGCTGATACCGAAGACGTCGGTAGCGGTGGAGACCGCCGCCGGTGCACTCGCCGTCGCGGAGTTCGCGCGGCCGCGACCCGGCCGCCGGATCGGCCTGGTCTACCGACAGTCGTCGGGACGTGCCGACGCGTACCGCGCCTTGGCGGCCGACATCACCGAGCTCGTTGCCCAGAGCGGTGACGTCACCGTTCCCGTCAGACCTGCGCACCCGTGA